From Streptomyces sp. SAI-135:
GCGCGCTCAGCGGCAGGGGTCCAAGGGGCTCGCCGTCCGCGTACCCCGTGACGCCCGCCGCGGCGATCCCTACCTTCGCGGCCCGCACCACGGTGACCTTGGGATGGTCGACGTGGGTGCCCCGGTACACGCTCGGGAACACCCGCAGCAGGGTGCTGCGGGTGCAGTCGCCGACCACGGTGATGTCGAACAGTCCGTCGGTGAGGTCCGCCCCCGGGCAGATCCGCATGCCGCCGCCGTACGACGATCCGTTGCCGACGGCCACCAGGGTCGCCTCGACCTCACGGACCCGGCCGTCGTCGAGGGTGATCCGGTACGGGAGGGGCCGGAAGGCGGCCAGTTCGGCGAGCATCGCGAGGTCGTACTTGAGGCGGCCGGCGGGCCATCTCATGCGGTTGCCGCGGTCGTTGACGCGGGAGTCGAATCCGGAGGCGAGGACGGTGCCGAACCAGTGGTCGCCGATCCGGCCCAGGTCGGTGTCGTGGACGCGGCCCTCCTTGAGGGCCTCGGCGATCAGCCGGCCCGCGGCGGCGGGGTCGCGCACCGGCAGCCCGAGAGCCCGGGCGAAGTCGTTGCCGGTGCCTGCCGCCACCAGGCCGAAGGGGGTGCGGGTGCCGGCCACGGCCTGCAGGGCGAGGTTCGCCATGCCGTCGCCGCCGACCGCGATGAGGGCTCCGGTGCCGTCCCGGACGGCGGCACGCGCGCGTGCGAGGGCGTCGGTGGCGTCCTCGCCGAGGACGGTCCGCACGGCGAAGCCCGCGGCCCGCAACGCGGAAGCGGCCGGCTGCGCCGCGTGGGCGCCCCGGCCGCGGCCCGCGGTGGGGTTGACGAAGAGGGTGATCTCGCTGGTCACGGAAGTGACCTTACGAGCCGCTCGCCGGTCGTCAGGTCACGTCGTCATAACCGTTGACCCGGTCCGTGGCCGACTGCTCGGGCAGCGCCCGGCTCGCCGAGACGGCCTCGACCTCGCCGATGGCCTCGGGGGTCAGGTCCAGGTCGGATGCCTCGTCGTCGGCGGGTCCCTCGGCCTCGCGGCGGCGCCTGCGGCGGTCGTTGAGCAGGGAGAACATCACCGCGAAGAAGTACAGCACCCAGATGGGGCCGGCCAGCGCGAGCATGCTCAGCGGGTCCGTGCTCGGGGTCGCGACGGCGGCGAACACGGTGATGCCCATGATCATGCCCCGCCACCAGCCGAGCATTCGCTTGCCGGTGATCAGGCCGGTGAGATTGAGCATGACCAGCAGCAGCGGCAACTCGAAGGAGAGACCGAAGACGATCACCATGCGGGTGACGAGCTGCAGCAGATCGTCGAGCGGGAGCAGGTTGTCGATGCTGCCGCTCGGCGTGAAGTCGATCAGCACCTTGGCGGTGGTGGGGAGCACCGAGTACGCGAAGTAGGCGCCGCCGATGAACAGCGGGGCACCGGTGAACACGAACGCGTACGCGTACTTCTTCTCGTGCCGGTGCAGACCCGGGGCCACGAACGCCCAGAGCTGGTACAGCCAGATCGGCGAGGCCAGGACGACACCCGCGGTCAGCGAGACCTGGAGGGCCAGCGTGAACGGCGCGAGAAGGCCGTTGATGGTGATCCGGGCACACTTCTGCGTGCTGTCGTCCGACGACGCCTTGGCCAGTTCCTCGAAGGTCTTGCTGCACCCGATCGAGTCCAGGATCGGCTTCGTCAGGAAGTTGAT
This genomic window contains:
- a CDS encoding diacylglycerol kinase — translated: MTSEITLFVNPTAGRGRGAHAAQPAASALRAAGFAVRTVLGEDATDALARARAAVRDGTGALIAVGGDGMANLALQAVAGTRTPFGLVAAGTGNDFARALGLPVRDPAAAGRLIAEALKEGRVHDTDLGRIGDHWFGTVLASGFDSRVNDRGNRMRWPAGRLKYDLAMLAELAAFRPLPYRITLDDGRVREVEATLVAVGNGSSYGGGMRICPGADLTDGLFDITVVGDCTRSTLLRVFPSVYRGTHVDHPKVTVVRAAKVGIAAAGVTGYADGEPLGPLPLSARCVRGAVSVVGP
- the tatC gene encoding twin-arginine translocase subunit TatC, yielding MLKSARKEERDPEGRMPLADHLRELRNRLAKAMLAIVLVTVVAAFFYNDIINFLTKPILDSIGCSKTFEELAKASSDDSTQKCARITINGLLAPFTLALQVSLTAGVVLASPIWLYQLWAFVAPGLHRHEKKYAYAFVFTGAPLFIGGAYFAYSVLPTTAKVLIDFTPSGSIDNLLPLDDLLQLVTRMVIVFGLSFELPLLLVMLNLTGLITGKRMLGWWRGMIMGITVFAAVATPSTDPLSMLALAGPIWVLYFFAVMFSLLNDRRRRRREAEGPADDEASDLDLTPEAIGEVEAVSASRALPEQSATDRVNGYDDVT